CAGCCCGTGCTGCACTCTCTGCCTGCAGTTGTGCCTGTATCACAGTCCGTGCTGCACTTTCCTCCTGCAACTTCAACTTCATCTCACCGAGCTGCTCTTCAAGTGCATCACGCTCCATTTGAACCTCACCAAGCACCTCTTTCTGCTCTGGGATCGACCCATGTCTCTGGCCCCGTACATGGCCTGGTCTAGAACCAATCACTGAATGAAACAATTCATCCTCAGTTGATGACAATAGTGGCACCCCCTCTTGTTCAGACTTCTGAGTAATTAACTCGTTAACTTGCTCCTGCAACAAGAACGCAAACACGCATCAGGTAGAACACACACAGAAATGTAAAATAGGAGCATCACACAAAAGTTTTACTAACATAAATCTGTCTGGCATTGTCGTCACTCCAAGTACCATCAGAATGACGATGGCACAGAAGCCATGTCCTGTATTCACTAGGCTGCTGACCAGTCAGGGGGTCCCGCTGTATTCAAGTTAACATAAAAGATTAACTAATAAATTAAAGacaaatgtaaaaaataattacttttttatcattaatttttctacTCACCGCATCATAACTCACAGCTGCAAAAGACTTGCTTCCTGTGATTTTACCTGTCTTTTGCTTCGATcggttttctttatttctatcACTAATGGTCTTCATAGGATAAACATATTCAAGTAGTCAATGTAGTGTACGTAATtggaatgaaaaagaaaacttagcAAACATAATTTAAGGGAATAGGAGGAAAATAAAGTAAATAGCATATAAAAGATGCATGGATTTTTACCTTAAAATCATCGGTACCAAAGTATGCAATAAGAGACTCCCATTGCCGCTCTGTGACCTCCTTGGGCCGGTTCTGCCTGCGCTCCTCATCATTGTCGTACTTACTGTAGTCCTTGGAGAGTTTTGCTCGCCAACCCCGATATCTTCGATTAGCCAACTGTAATATGCTGGCTCTTCGCAAGGGCGTATCTGGGACTCTCCACCTACCCTGAAATGACAACAAATAAAATGCAATTGACAAACTAATATAATAACAAATAGGTTATTTACAttacacaaacaaacacacacacacacacacgcatatatatacatacatatttcCTTCCTTACCAACACGGCTGCAACAATGTTATCTTTTGCCTCCTGCGGTACTTCTGCCCACTTCTTAACATTAAGCGGTGCATACGTTCTCATCTGTTGTACCACCTCATCCACAAACATCCGCTGATTTGGCCCCACAGCTGAATTAGACTTGTCTGAGAACTCAATGTCCAACTTCCCATCAGTACTCTCTTGTGCTCTCTTAGCCAGCTTCAAGCCTTTTGCAGGtcctcttcctttctttctgCTTGAGGCGGAAGCTGAAGTATTAAACATCACAAC
Above is a window of Quercus lobata isolate SW786 unplaced genomic scaffold, ValleyOak3.0 Primary Assembly Scq3eQI_93, whole genome shotgun sequence DNA encoding:
- the LOC115973391 gene encoding uncharacterized protein LOC115973391, translating into MGEVGEEEVGKKKRRSARILELEGEKKKKIKDKKEVKEQGEVSTNKLKVKSKSEVEEGPKQDHEEHEEEEQEKTEEEQSPSTREAVEAPTVNEETLEDVDIAFVASPSQQDIMGASRPDHTDTQSDQQPTDPSMHTPLPAQSSAPSELSVDTLTITSETSASSRKKGRGPAKGLKLAKRAQESTDGKLDIEFSDKSNSAVGPNQRMFVDEVVQQMRTYAPLNVKKWAEVPQEAKDNIVAAVLGRWRVPDTPLRRASILQLANRRYRGWRAKLSKDYSKYDNDEERRQNRPKEVTERQWESLIAYFGTDDFKTISDRNKENRSKQKTGKITGSKSFAAVSYDARDPLTGQQPSEYRTWLLCHRHSDGTWSDDNARQIYEQVNELITQKSEQEGVPLLSSTEDELFHSVIGSRPGHVRGQRHGSIPEQKEVLGEVQMERDALEEQLGEMKLKLQEESAARTVIQAQLQAESAARAEMEARLQAESAARTAMEARLRAEFMVALDSLRSQASTSSKHNQQ